One window of Vitis riparia cultivar Riparia Gloire de Montpellier isolate 1030 chromosome 5, EGFV_Vit.rip_1.0, whole genome shotgun sequence genomic DNA carries:
- the LOC117914978 gene encoding F-box/LRR-repeat protein 4 isoform X5: MKGHDLINSYLPDELIIEIFRHMHSKSSRDACALVCKRWLALERNSRRTLRIGASGSPDSFVKLLARRFVNVKNLYVDERLSVSHPVQLGRRRGGSQSTLSSLKLPYMIERGESDDSELESNCFSDAGLIALGEAFTKLKKLSLIWCSNVTSMGLQSFAGKCRSLRSLDLQGCYVGDQGLAAVGECCKELQDLNLRFCEGLTDKGLVELAIGCGKSLKVLGIAACAKITDISLEAVGSHCRSLETLSLDSEFIHNEGVLAVAEGCRLLKVLKLLCINVTDEALEAVGTCCLSLEVLALYSFQKFTDRRLTELALLYCQRIGDNALLEIGRGCKFLQALHLVDCSSIGDDAICGIANGCRNLKKLHIRRCYEIGNKGIVAVGENCKSLKDLSLRFCDRVGDDALIAIGQGCSLNHLNVSGCHQIGDAGIIAIARGCPELSYLDVSVLQQNLGDMAMAEIGEGCPSLKDIVLSHCRQITDVGLAHLVKKCTMLETCHMVYCPGITTAGVATVVSTCANIKKVLVEKSKVSERTRRRAGSVISYICVDLSIPH, translated from the exons ATGAAAGGCCACGATCTAATCAACTCCTATCTTCCCGATGAGCTCATCATCGAGATTTTCCGGCACATGCACTCCAAGTCTAGCCGCGACGCCTGCGCTCTCGTCTGCAAGCGCTGGCTCGCCCTCGAGCGTAACAGTCGCCGCACGCTCCGCATCGGCGCGTCCGGCAGCCCTGATTCGTTCGTCAAGCTGCTGGCGAGGCGGTTTGTCAATGTCAAGAATCTTTACGTTGACGAGAGGCTCTCAGTCTCGCATCCGGTTCAGTTG GGAAGAAGACGGGGTGGCAGCCAATCAACACTCTCTTCTCTTAAGCTGCCCTATATGATTGAGAGAGGTGAATCTGATGACAGTGAGTTGGAATCAAACTGTTTTTCAGATGCTGGATTGATTGCTCTTGGTGAAGCCTTTACCAAACTTAAGAAGCTGAGTTTAATATGGTGCTCTAATGTAACTAGTATGGGCTTGCAATCCTTTGCCGGGAAGTGTAGATCCTTGAGATCTTTAGATTTGCAG GGTTGCTATGTTGGAGATCAAGGTCTAGCTGCTGTTGGGGAGTGTTGCAAGGAACTTCAAGATTTGAATTTGCGTTTTTGTGAAGGCTTGACGGACAAGGGTTTGGTTGAATTAGCAATTGGTTGTGGGAAATCACTGAAAGTTCTTGGTATTGCAGCTTGTGCAAAAATAACTGATATCTCATTGGAAGCAGTGGGGTCTCACTGCAGATCTCTTGAGACGTTGTCATTGGATTCAGAATTCATACACAATGAAGGGGTGCTTGCTGTGGCGGAAGGTTGCCGTCTTTTGAAAGTTCTGAAACTACTATGCATTAATGTGACAGACGAAGCTTTGGAAGCTGTTGGCACCTGTTGTTTATCACTGGAAGTGTTGGCTCTGTACAGCTTCCAGAAATTCACCGACAG GCGCCTGACTGAGTTAGCTCTGCTGTATTGCCAAAGAATCGGTGATAATGCACTTCTTGAAATAGGCAGGGGCTGCAAATTCTTGCAAGCTCTTCACTTGGTGGATTGTTCGAGTATTGGAGACGATGCCATATGTGGTATAGCTAATGGCTGCAGAAACTTGAAAAAACTTCACATTCGCCGCTGTTATGAG ATTGGGAATAAGGGAATTGTAGCTGTTGGTGAGAATTGTAAATCGCTCAAAGATCTTAGCCTTCGATTTTGTGATAG GGTTGGAGATGATGCCCTTATTGCTATCGGTCAGGGTTGCTCCCTAAATCATCTAAATGTCAGTGGTTGTCACCAAATTGGTGATGCTGGAATAATAGCCATTGCAAGAGGCTGCCCAGAACTCAGTTACCTAGATGTAAGCGTTCTTCAG CAGAATTTGGGAGACATGGCAATGGCCGAGATAGGAGAAGGTTGCCCATCACTGAAGGACATAGTGCTATCACACTGTCGTCAAATAACCGACGTGGGACTAGCCCATCTTGTAAAAAAATGCACCATGCTTGAGACCTGCCACATGGTTTATTGCCCAGGCATAACCACGGCTGGAGTTGCCACCGTCGTCTCAACCTGCGCGAACATAAAGAAGGTCCTGGTCGAGAAGTCGAAAGTGAGCGAGAGAACTAGAAGAAGGGCAGGCTCAGTCATCTCCTACATATGTGTGGACCTTTCAATCCCGCACTGA
- the LOC117914978 gene encoding F-box/LRR-repeat protein 4 isoform X4 — protein sequence MKGHDLINSYLPDELIIEIFRHMHSKSSRDACALVCKRWLALERNSRRTLRIGASGSPDSFVKLLARRFVNVKNLYVDERLSVSHPVQLGRRRGGSQSTLSSLKLPYMIERGESDDSELESNCFSDAGLIALGEAFTKLKKLSLIWCSNVTSMGLQSFAGKCRSLRSLDLQGCYVGDQGLAAVGECCKELQDLNLRFCEGLTDKGLVELAIGCGKSLKVLGIAACAKITDISLEAVGSHCRSLETLSLDSEFIHNEGVLAVAEGCRLLKVLKLLCINVTDEALEAVGTCCLSLEVLALYSFQKFTDRSLSAIGKGCKKLKNLILSDCYFLSDKGLEAIATGCSELIHLEVNGCHNIGTLGLASVGKSCLRLTELALLYCQRIGDNALLEIGRGCKFLQALHLVDCSSIGDDAICGIANGCRNLKKLHIRRCYEIGNKGIVAVGENCKSLKDLSLRFCDRVGDDALIAIGQGCSLNHLNVSGCHQIGDAGIIAIARGCPELSYLDNLGDMAMAEIGEGCPSLKDIVLSHCRQITDVGLAHLVKKCTMLETCHMVYCPGITTAGVATVVSTCANIKKVLVEKSKVSERTRRRAGSVISYICVDLSIPH from the exons ATGAAAGGCCACGATCTAATCAACTCCTATCTTCCCGATGAGCTCATCATCGAGATTTTCCGGCACATGCACTCCAAGTCTAGCCGCGACGCCTGCGCTCTCGTCTGCAAGCGCTGGCTCGCCCTCGAGCGTAACAGTCGCCGCACGCTCCGCATCGGCGCGTCCGGCAGCCCTGATTCGTTCGTCAAGCTGCTGGCGAGGCGGTTTGTCAATGTCAAGAATCTTTACGTTGACGAGAGGCTCTCAGTCTCGCATCCGGTTCAGTTG GGAAGAAGACGGGGTGGCAGCCAATCAACACTCTCTTCTCTTAAGCTGCCCTATATGATTGAGAGAGGTGAATCTGATGACAGTGAGTTGGAATCAAACTGTTTTTCAGATGCTGGATTGATTGCTCTTGGTGAAGCCTTTACCAAACTTAAGAAGCTGAGTTTAATATGGTGCTCTAATGTAACTAGTATGGGCTTGCAATCCTTTGCCGGGAAGTGTAGATCCTTGAGATCTTTAGATTTGCAG GGTTGCTATGTTGGAGATCAAGGTCTAGCTGCTGTTGGGGAGTGTTGCAAGGAACTTCAAGATTTGAATTTGCGTTTTTGTGAAGGCTTGACGGACAAGGGTTTGGTTGAATTAGCAATTGGTTGTGGGAAATCACTGAAAGTTCTTGGTATTGCAGCTTGTGCAAAAATAACTGATATCTCATTGGAAGCAGTGGGGTCTCACTGCAGATCTCTTGAGACGTTGTCATTGGATTCAGAATTCATACACAATGAAGGGGTGCTTGCTGTGGCGGAAGGTTGCCGTCTTTTGAAAGTTCTGAAACTACTATGCATTAATGTGACAGACGAAGCTTTGGAAGCTGTTGGCACCTGTTGTTTATCACTGGAAGTGTTGGCTCTGTACAGCTTCCAGAAATTCACCGACAG GAGTCTATCAGCTATTGGAAAAGGGTGTAAGAAGTTAAAGAATCTTATTCTAAGTGACTGTTATTTCTTGAGTGACAAGGGTTTGGAGGCAATTGCAACTGGTTGTTCTGAACTTATACATCTTGAAGTTAATGGATGTCACAATATTGGAACACTTGGACTAGCGTCTGTTGGAAAATCTTGCTT GCGCCTGACTGAGTTAGCTCTGCTGTATTGCCAAAGAATCGGTGATAATGCACTTCTTGAAATAGGCAGGGGCTGCAAATTCTTGCAAGCTCTTCACTTGGTGGATTGTTCGAGTATTGGAGACGATGCCATATGTGGTATAGCTAATGGCTGCAGAAACTTGAAAAAACTTCACATTCGCCGCTGTTATGAG ATTGGGAATAAGGGAATTGTAGCTGTTGGTGAGAATTGTAAATCGCTCAAAGATCTTAGCCTTCGATTTTGTGATAG GGTTGGAGATGATGCCCTTATTGCTATCGGTCAGGGTTGCTCCCTAAATCATCTAAATGTCAGTGGTTGTCACCAAATTGGTGATGCTGGAATAATAGCCATTGCAAGAGGCTGCCCAGAACTCAGTTACCTAGAT AATTTGGGAGACATGGCAATGGCCGAGATAGGAGAAGGTTGCCCATCACTGAAGGACATAGTGCTATCACACTGTCGTCAAATAACCGACGTGGGACTAGCCCATCTTGTAAAAAAATGCACCATGCTTGAGACCTGCCACATGGTTTATTGCCCAGGCATAACCACGGCTGGAGTTGCCACCGTCGTCTCAACCTGCGCGAACATAAAGAAGGTCCTGGTCGAGAAGTCGAAAGTGAGCGAGAGAACTAGAAGAAGGGCAGGCTCAGTCATCTCCTACATATGTGTGGACCTTTCAATCCCGCACTGA
- the LOC117914978 gene encoding F-box/LRR-repeat protein 4 isoform X3 gives MKGHDLINSYLPDELIIEIFRHMHSKSSRDACALVCKRWLALERNSRRTLRIGASGSPDSFVKLLARRFVNVKNLYVDERLSVSHPVQLGRRRGGSQSTLSSLKLPYMIERGESDDSELESNCFSDAGLIALGEAFTKLKKLSLIWCSNVTSMGLQSFAGKCRSLRSLDLQGCYVGDQGLAAVGECCKELQDLNLRFCEGLTDKGLVELAIGCGKSLKVLGIAACAKITDISLEAVGSHCRSLETLSLDSEFIHNEGVLAVAEGCRLLKVLKLLCINVTDEALEAVGTCCLSLEVLALYSFQKFTDRSLSAIGKGCKKLKNLILSDCYFLSDKGLEAIATGCSELIHLEVNGCHNIGTLGLASVGKSCLRLTELALLYCQRIGDNALLEIGRGCKFLQALHLVDCSSIGDDAICGIANGCRNLKKLHIRRCYEIGNKGIVAVGENCKSLKDLSLRFCDRVGDDALIAIGQGCSLNHLNVSGCHQIGDAGIIAIARGCPELSYLDQNLGDMAMAEIGEGCPSLKDIVLSHCRQITDVGLAHLVKKCTMLETCHMVYCPGITTAGVATVVSTCANIKKVLVEKSKVSERTRRRAGSVISYICVDLSIPH, from the exons ATGAAAGGCCACGATCTAATCAACTCCTATCTTCCCGATGAGCTCATCATCGAGATTTTCCGGCACATGCACTCCAAGTCTAGCCGCGACGCCTGCGCTCTCGTCTGCAAGCGCTGGCTCGCCCTCGAGCGTAACAGTCGCCGCACGCTCCGCATCGGCGCGTCCGGCAGCCCTGATTCGTTCGTCAAGCTGCTGGCGAGGCGGTTTGTCAATGTCAAGAATCTTTACGTTGACGAGAGGCTCTCAGTCTCGCATCCGGTTCAGTTG GGAAGAAGACGGGGTGGCAGCCAATCAACACTCTCTTCTCTTAAGCTGCCCTATATGATTGAGAGAGGTGAATCTGATGACAGTGAGTTGGAATCAAACTGTTTTTCAGATGCTGGATTGATTGCTCTTGGTGAAGCCTTTACCAAACTTAAGAAGCTGAGTTTAATATGGTGCTCTAATGTAACTAGTATGGGCTTGCAATCCTTTGCCGGGAAGTGTAGATCCTTGAGATCTTTAGATTTGCAG GGTTGCTATGTTGGAGATCAAGGTCTAGCTGCTGTTGGGGAGTGTTGCAAGGAACTTCAAGATTTGAATTTGCGTTTTTGTGAAGGCTTGACGGACAAGGGTTTGGTTGAATTAGCAATTGGTTGTGGGAAATCACTGAAAGTTCTTGGTATTGCAGCTTGTGCAAAAATAACTGATATCTCATTGGAAGCAGTGGGGTCTCACTGCAGATCTCTTGAGACGTTGTCATTGGATTCAGAATTCATACACAATGAAGGGGTGCTTGCTGTGGCGGAAGGTTGCCGTCTTTTGAAAGTTCTGAAACTACTATGCATTAATGTGACAGACGAAGCTTTGGAAGCTGTTGGCACCTGTTGTTTATCACTGGAAGTGTTGGCTCTGTACAGCTTCCAGAAATTCACCGACAG GAGTCTATCAGCTATTGGAAAAGGGTGTAAGAAGTTAAAGAATCTTATTCTAAGTGACTGTTATTTCTTGAGTGACAAGGGTTTGGAGGCAATTGCAACTGGTTGTTCTGAACTTATACATCTTGAAGTTAATGGATGTCACAATATTGGAACACTTGGACTAGCGTCTGTTGGAAAATCTTGCTT GCGCCTGACTGAGTTAGCTCTGCTGTATTGCCAAAGAATCGGTGATAATGCACTTCTTGAAATAGGCAGGGGCTGCAAATTCTTGCAAGCTCTTCACTTGGTGGATTGTTCGAGTATTGGAGACGATGCCATATGTGGTATAGCTAATGGCTGCAGAAACTTGAAAAAACTTCACATTCGCCGCTGTTATGAG ATTGGGAATAAGGGAATTGTAGCTGTTGGTGAGAATTGTAAATCGCTCAAAGATCTTAGCCTTCGATTTTGTGATAG GGTTGGAGATGATGCCCTTATTGCTATCGGTCAGGGTTGCTCCCTAAATCATCTAAATGTCAGTGGTTGTCACCAAATTGGTGATGCTGGAATAATAGCCATTGCAAGAGGCTGCCCAGAACTCAGTTACCTAGAT CAGAATTTGGGAGACATGGCAATGGCCGAGATAGGAGAAGGTTGCCCATCACTGAAGGACATAGTGCTATCACACTGTCGTCAAATAACCGACGTGGGACTAGCCCATCTTGTAAAAAAATGCACCATGCTTGAGACCTGCCACATGGTTTATTGCCCAGGCATAACCACGGCTGGAGTTGCCACCGTCGTCTCAACCTGCGCGAACATAAAGAAGGTCCTGGTCGAGAAGTCGAAAGTGAGCGAGAGAACTAGAAGAAGGGCAGGCTCAGTCATCTCCTACATATGTGTGGACCTTTCAATCCCGCACTGA
- the LOC117914978 gene encoding F-box/LRR-repeat protein 4 isoform X1 produces MKGHDLINSYLPDELIIEIFRHMHSKSSRDACALVCKRWLALERNSRRTLRIGASGSPDSFVKLLARRFVNVKNLYVDERLSVSHPVQLGRRRGGSQSTLSSLKLPYMIERGESDDSELESNCFSDAGLIALGEAFTKLKKLSLIWCSNVTSMGLQSFAGKCRSLRSLDLQGCYVGDQGLAAVGECCKELQDLNLRFCEGLTDKGLVELAIGCGKSLKVLGIAACAKITDISLEAVGSHCRSLETLSLDSEFIHNEGVLAVAEGCRLLKVLKLLCINVTDEALEAVGTCCLSLEVLALYSFQKFTDRSLSAIGKGCKKLKNLILSDCYFLSDKGLEAIATGCSELIHLEVNGCHNIGTLGLASVGKSCLRLTELALLYCQRIGDNALLEIGRGCKFLQALHLVDCSSIGDDAICGIANGCRNLKKLHIRRCYEIGNKGIVAVGENCKSLKDLSLRFCDRVGDDALIAIGQGCSLNHLNVSGCHQIGDAGIIAIARGCPELSYLDVSVLQQNLGDMAMAEIGEGCPSLKDIVLSHCRQITDVGLAHLVKKCTMLETCHMVYCPGITTAGVATVVSTCANIKKVLVEKSKVSERTRRRAGSVISYICVDLSIPH; encoded by the exons ATGAAAGGCCACGATCTAATCAACTCCTATCTTCCCGATGAGCTCATCATCGAGATTTTCCGGCACATGCACTCCAAGTCTAGCCGCGACGCCTGCGCTCTCGTCTGCAAGCGCTGGCTCGCCCTCGAGCGTAACAGTCGCCGCACGCTCCGCATCGGCGCGTCCGGCAGCCCTGATTCGTTCGTCAAGCTGCTGGCGAGGCGGTTTGTCAATGTCAAGAATCTTTACGTTGACGAGAGGCTCTCAGTCTCGCATCCGGTTCAGTTG GGAAGAAGACGGGGTGGCAGCCAATCAACACTCTCTTCTCTTAAGCTGCCCTATATGATTGAGAGAGGTGAATCTGATGACAGTGAGTTGGAATCAAACTGTTTTTCAGATGCTGGATTGATTGCTCTTGGTGAAGCCTTTACCAAACTTAAGAAGCTGAGTTTAATATGGTGCTCTAATGTAACTAGTATGGGCTTGCAATCCTTTGCCGGGAAGTGTAGATCCTTGAGATCTTTAGATTTGCAG GGTTGCTATGTTGGAGATCAAGGTCTAGCTGCTGTTGGGGAGTGTTGCAAGGAACTTCAAGATTTGAATTTGCGTTTTTGTGAAGGCTTGACGGACAAGGGTTTGGTTGAATTAGCAATTGGTTGTGGGAAATCACTGAAAGTTCTTGGTATTGCAGCTTGTGCAAAAATAACTGATATCTCATTGGAAGCAGTGGGGTCTCACTGCAGATCTCTTGAGACGTTGTCATTGGATTCAGAATTCATACACAATGAAGGGGTGCTTGCTGTGGCGGAAGGTTGCCGTCTTTTGAAAGTTCTGAAACTACTATGCATTAATGTGACAGACGAAGCTTTGGAAGCTGTTGGCACCTGTTGTTTATCACTGGAAGTGTTGGCTCTGTACAGCTTCCAGAAATTCACCGACAG GAGTCTATCAGCTATTGGAAAAGGGTGTAAGAAGTTAAAGAATCTTATTCTAAGTGACTGTTATTTCTTGAGTGACAAGGGTTTGGAGGCAATTGCAACTGGTTGTTCTGAACTTATACATCTTGAAGTTAATGGATGTCACAATATTGGAACACTTGGACTAGCGTCTGTTGGAAAATCTTGCTT GCGCCTGACTGAGTTAGCTCTGCTGTATTGCCAAAGAATCGGTGATAATGCACTTCTTGAAATAGGCAGGGGCTGCAAATTCTTGCAAGCTCTTCACTTGGTGGATTGTTCGAGTATTGGAGACGATGCCATATGTGGTATAGCTAATGGCTGCAGAAACTTGAAAAAACTTCACATTCGCCGCTGTTATGAG ATTGGGAATAAGGGAATTGTAGCTGTTGGTGAGAATTGTAAATCGCTCAAAGATCTTAGCCTTCGATTTTGTGATAG GGTTGGAGATGATGCCCTTATTGCTATCGGTCAGGGTTGCTCCCTAAATCATCTAAATGTCAGTGGTTGTCACCAAATTGGTGATGCTGGAATAATAGCCATTGCAAGAGGCTGCCCAGAACTCAGTTACCTAGATGTAAGCGTTCTTCAG CAGAATTTGGGAGACATGGCAATGGCCGAGATAGGAGAAGGTTGCCCATCACTGAAGGACATAGTGCTATCACACTGTCGTCAAATAACCGACGTGGGACTAGCCCATCTTGTAAAAAAATGCACCATGCTTGAGACCTGCCACATGGTTTATTGCCCAGGCATAACCACGGCTGGAGTTGCCACCGTCGTCTCAACCTGCGCGAACATAAAGAAGGTCCTGGTCGAGAAGTCGAAAGTGAGCGAGAGAACTAGAAGAAGGGCAGGCTCAGTCATCTCCTACATATGTGTGGACCTTTCAATCCCGCACTGA
- the LOC117914977 gene encoding AP-5 complex subunit mu: MAGCSIRALWILNNFDSVVFSRRFPVVERQWRTACKAENENSSNDNLNYTVYPLLPTDSELAAAFVERKKREGSVRGFGIRVTQSAEGSDSWVDDPITRHIISLFINKDEEGENNMLWPLILHMKGHYCILVLPLVEPQHLKAYAGVCRRSDCGNAIGVPGSLSSLLFDLPSITGACMVAHAIGDVITGDVVEPEVVVSASPSVGGLLDSLTGSIGISGISTRTKPVAAPVATSTTSSTAVIGAVTSDAPKFGSRPLDKDALRTFISSSMPFGTPLDLSYSNIFAIKVNGFSSSDLPLSDLKQPAWKPYLYKGKQRMLFTIHETVHAAMYDRDEIPDSISISGQVNCRAELEGLPDVSFPLTGLNKAGIEVLSFHPCAQVPEQGVDKQAVMFSPPLGNFVLMHYQAFCGLGPPVKGFYQLSMVSEDEGAFLFKLCLMEGYKAPLTMEFCTVTMPFPRRRVVSFDGTPSIGTVSTTEHLVEWKIITGGRGLTGRSIEATFPGTIKFAPWQIQRLPSSRSFLGADEDSDFETDSTNNMVNVEEFLMEKMSKDLPPADLEEAFCWQAFNYAKVTFKIVGASLSGMSIDPKSVSIYPAVKAPVEFSSQVTSGDYILWNTLGKCPFAATVKV, encoded by the exons ATGGCAGGTTGTAGCATCAGAGCTCTCTGGATTCTTAACAATTTCGACTCCGTCGTCTTCTCCAG GAGGTTTCCAGTGGTTGAGAGGCAGTGGCGCACTGCTTGCAAGGCTGAGAATGAAAACTCGAGCAACGATAATCTTAATTACACTGTATACCCTTTACTTCCAACTGATTCAGAGCTGGCTGCTGCTTTTGTGGAGAGAAAGAAGCG GGAGGGATCAGTGCGTGGGTTTGGCATACGTGTAACTCAGTCAGCAGAAGGATCAGATTCCTGGGTTGATGATCCGATTACACGTCATATTATAAGCCTTTTTATTAACAAAGATGAGGAAGGAGAGAATAATATGTTATGGCCATTAATTTTGCATATGAAAGGCCATTATTGCATCCTTGTATTGCCTTTAGTTGAACCCCAACATTTAAAAGCATATGCGGGAGTATGTAGAAGATCTGATTGTGGAAATGCCATTGGAGTGCCTGGAAGCTTGTCATCTCTCCTGTTTGACCTTCCATCCATCACAGG GGCATGTATGGTTGCACATGCTATTGGTGATGTAATCACTGGAGATGTTGTAGAACCAGAGGTAGTTGTAAGTGCGTCTCCCTCTGTAGGAGGATTGCTGGATTCACTAACTGGCAGTATAGGGATATCAGGCATCTCTACAAGAACCAAACCTGTAGCTGCACCAGTTGCAACTTCCACCACTTCCAGCACTGCTGTGATTGGAGCTGTTACATCAGATGCTCCAAAGTTTGGTTCAAGGCCCCTAGACAAAGATGCACTTCGAACTTTCATAAGTAGCTCAATGCCCTTTG gCACTCCCTTGGATCTCAGCTACTCCAATATATTTGCTATTAAGGTTAATGGCTTTTCTTCCTCAGATTTGCCTCTGTCAGATCTCAAGCAACCAGCATGGAAGCCATATCTCTACAAAGGAAAGCAGAGAATGCTGTTCACTATTCATGAGACAGTTCATGCTGCTATGTATGACCGGGATGAGATTCCAGATAGCATATCAATTTCCGGTCAAGTAAATTGTCGTGCAGAATTAGAAGGATTGCCTGATGTGTCATTCCCCTTGACAGGGTTGAACAAGGCTGGCATTGAGGTTTTATCCTTCCATCCTTGTGCTCAAGTTCCAGAACAAGGTGTGGATAAGCAGGCTGTAATGTTTTCACCCCCCTTaggtaattttgttttaatgcaTTATCAGGCATTTTGTGGCCTTGGACCTCCAGTAAAGGGATTTTACCAGCTTTCAATGGTCTCAGAAGATGAAGGCGCATTTTTATTCAAGTTGTGCTTGATGGAAGGTTATAAAGCACCTCTAACAATGGAGTTTTGTACTGTGACAATGCCTTTCCCGAGGCGAAGGGTGGTTTCTTTTGATGGAACTCCTTCTATTGGAACAGTTTCAACTACAGAACACTTAGTTGAATGGAAAATCATAACAGGTGGACGAGGTCTCACTGGGAGAAGTATTGAGGCAACTTTTCCTGGAACAATTAAGTTTGCACCATGGCAAATCCAAAGATTGCCTTCCTCTAGGTCATTCTTAGGAGCTGATGAGGATAGTGATTTTGAAACAGATAGTACTAATAATATGGTAAATGTTGAAGAATTTCTAATGGAGAAAATGAGCAAGGATCTTCCACCAGCAGATTTGGAGGAGGCATTTTGCTGGCAGGCTTTCAACTATGCTAAA
- the LOC117914978 gene encoding F-box/LRR-repeat protein 4 isoform X2, with the protein MKGHDLINSYLPDELIIEIFRHMHSKSSRDACALVCKRWLALERNSRRTLRIGASGSPDSFVKLLARRFVNVKNLYVDERLSVSHPVQLGRRRGGSQSTLSSLKLPYMIERGESDDSELESNCFSDAGLIALGEAFTKLKKLSLIWCSNVTSMGLQSFAGKCRSLRSLDLQGCYVGDQGLAAVGECCKELQDLNLRFCEGLTDKGLVELAIGCGKSLKVLGIAACAKITDISLEAVGSHCRSLETLSLDSEFIHNEGVLAVAEGCRLLKVLKLLCINVTDEALEAVGTCCLSLEVLALYSFQKFTDRSLSAIGKGCKKLKNLILSDCYFLSDKGLEAIATGCSELIHLEVNGCHNIGTLGLASVGKSCLRLTELALLYCQRIGDNALLEIGRGCKFLQALHLVDCSSIGDDAICGIANGCRNLKKLHIRRCYEIGNKGIVAVGENCKSLKDLSLRFCDRVGDDALIAIGQGCSLNHLNVSGCHQIGDAGIIAIARGCPELSYLDVSVLQNLGDMAMAEIGEGCPSLKDIVLSHCRQITDVGLAHLVKKCTMLETCHMVYCPGITTAGVATVVSTCANIKKVLVEKSKVSERTRRRAGSVISYICVDLSIPH; encoded by the exons ATGAAAGGCCACGATCTAATCAACTCCTATCTTCCCGATGAGCTCATCATCGAGATTTTCCGGCACATGCACTCCAAGTCTAGCCGCGACGCCTGCGCTCTCGTCTGCAAGCGCTGGCTCGCCCTCGAGCGTAACAGTCGCCGCACGCTCCGCATCGGCGCGTCCGGCAGCCCTGATTCGTTCGTCAAGCTGCTGGCGAGGCGGTTTGTCAATGTCAAGAATCTTTACGTTGACGAGAGGCTCTCAGTCTCGCATCCGGTTCAGTTG GGAAGAAGACGGGGTGGCAGCCAATCAACACTCTCTTCTCTTAAGCTGCCCTATATGATTGAGAGAGGTGAATCTGATGACAGTGAGTTGGAATCAAACTGTTTTTCAGATGCTGGATTGATTGCTCTTGGTGAAGCCTTTACCAAACTTAAGAAGCTGAGTTTAATATGGTGCTCTAATGTAACTAGTATGGGCTTGCAATCCTTTGCCGGGAAGTGTAGATCCTTGAGATCTTTAGATTTGCAG GGTTGCTATGTTGGAGATCAAGGTCTAGCTGCTGTTGGGGAGTGTTGCAAGGAACTTCAAGATTTGAATTTGCGTTTTTGTGAAGGCTTGACGGACAAGGGTTTGGTTGAATTAGCAATTGGTTGTGGGAAATCACTGAAAGTTCTTGGTATTGCAGCTTGTGCAAAAATAACTGATATCTCATTGGAAGCAGTGGGGTCTCACTGCAGATCTCTTGAGACGTTGTCATTGGATTCAGAATTCATACACAATGAAGGGGTGCTTGCTGTGGCGGAAGGTTGCCGTCTTTTGAAAGTTCTGAAACTACTATGCATTAATGTGACAGACGAAGCTTTGGAAGCTGTTGGCACCTGTTGTTTATCACTGGAAGTGTTGGCTCTGTACAGCTTCCAGAAATTCACCGACAG GAGTCTATCAGCTATTGGAAAAGGGTGTAAGAAGTTAAAGAATCTTATTCTAAGTGACTGTTATTTCTTGAGTGACAAGGGTTTGGAGGCAATTGCAACTGGTTGTTCTGAACTTATACATCTTGAAGTTAATGGATGTCACAATATTGGAACACTTGGACTAGCGTCTGTTGGAAAATCTTGCTT GCGCCTGACTGAGTTAGCTCTGCTGTATTGCCAAAGAATCGGTGATAATGCACTTCTTGAAATAGGCAGGGGCTGCAAATTCTTGCAAGCTCTTCACTTGGTGGATTGTTCGAGTATTGGAGACGATGCCATATGTGGTATAGCTAATGGCTGCAGAAACTTGAAAAAACTTCACATTCGCCGCTGTTATGAG ATTGGGAATAAGGGAATTGTAGCTGTTGGTGAGAATTGTAAATCGCTCAAAGATCTTAGCCTTCGATTTTGTGATAG GGTTGGAGATGATGCCCTTATTGCTATCGGTCAGGGTTGCTCCCTAAATCATCTAAATGTCAGTGGTTGTCACCAAATTGGTGATGCTGGAATAATAGCCATTGCAAGAGGCTGCCCAGAACTCAGTTACCTAGATGTAAGCGTTCTTCAG AATTTGGGAGACATGGCAATGGCCGAGATAGGAGAAGGTTGCCCATCACTGAAGGACATAGTGCTATCACACTGTCGTCAAATAACCGACGTGGGACTAGCCCATCTTGTAAAAAAATGCACCATGCTTGAGACCTGCCACATGGTTTATTGCCCAGGCATAACCACGGCTGGAGTTGCCACCGTCGTCTCAACCTGCGCGAACATAAAGAAGGTCCTGGTCGAGAAGTCGAAAGTGAGCGAGAGAACTAGAAGAAGGGCAGGCTCAGTCATCTCCTACATATGTGTGGACCTTTCAATCCCGCACTGA